A genomic region of Runella rosea contains the following coding sequences:
- a CDS encoding DUF5686 and carboxypeptidase regulatory-like domain-containing protein produces MRILYAANRPAMTLYRVLLLLLLGTSAFAGGIRGVVKTTKGEPLAYAAIAVKGTNLGTMANAEGRYELTLQPGRHEVIFQYLGFKTILKIVEVTTDFQILDATLEEQALNINEVKIGSKSEDPAYTIMRRAIAKSRFHALQVASYSARAYIKTTGVATQIPFFAEKALKKEGIEEGRPILNESVNEITFRQPNNYQQRIISTRNSLDNSAPSPNAFVLASFYDPTVGDAVSPLSPKAFGYYKFEYEGSFREGDLEVNRIKVIPRSYGEGVFKGRIYIIENTWAIHSLDLQTTVQSLDVDVKQVFNPVQQIWMPTNLQFRFGGSMMGFSGEFKYIISMTYKNLIVNPAFKESVTVLDEKFEKPTNDLTKKDLRTKKLNELAKQQKEVSTKQMRKIMKEYEKQERQERKEQKEDLNVVRNDSIIIDSMANKRSDTFWNEIRTIPLTEIETKSYKHSDSLRIVKQIEFKADSTKAKRDSSKVNFISILTGRSFRLSKKWVLDYEGPFQPQNATYNTVDGYVLESSFNFKRQFNRDNTYYIKPLVRYAFGREAVSGIMTTGWAGRRRGISLTGGRFVSQFNADNPISANVNTTSTLWFENNFMKIYEKDFGKLSFNYARLADVFSIKGNLEYGRRYELINLENARPWIRWNQFAFSPNAPFNQEYSNKFAAKELNYRFETHEALTFDLSITWRPGQQYRIYNGRKRYLNNKNPSVILKYSKGIPDIANSVVDYDLVELSLKQDVQTGVRSELHYIFSAGTFLNNRSVYFMDYKHFMGNQAFVQYGDAFAQFRALNYYRYSTSERFLEAHVINESRRLLLTRIPFVRLAGLKENLMVHYLLTPTLPHYTELGYGLDGLIPGFPFFRVEAVAVFQDFKYQRTVFRIGTTLKFGR; encoded by the coding sequence TTGAGGATTTTATACGCCGCTAATCGCCCCGCCATGACTTTGTACCGAGTATTATTGCTTCTATTACTGGGCACTTCTGCGTTTGCGGGAGGGATTCGAGGTGTTGTTAAAACTACGAAAGGTGAGCCGCTGGCTTATGCCGCCATTGCCGTAAAGGGCACAAATTTGGGAACAATGGCCAATGCCGAAGGACGTTATGAATTGACATTGCAACCCGGGCGGCATGAAGTTATATTTCAGTATTTAGGGTTTAAAACCATTCTCAAAATCGTGGAGGTAACGACCGATTTTCAAATCCTTGATGCCACCCTCGAAGAACAAGCACTCAACATCAACGAAGTAAAAATAGGCTCCAAAAGCGAAGATCCCGCCTACACCATCATGCGGCGGGCCATTGCAAAATCACGTTTTCATGCTTTGCAGGTGGCTTCTTACAGCGCCCGAGCTTACATCAAAACGACGGGGGTAGCCACCCAAATTCCATTTTTTGCCGAAAAAGCGCTCAAAAAAGAAGGCATTGAAGAAGGTCGCCCCATTCTGAACGAAAGTGTGAATGAAATCACTTTTCGACAACCAAACAATTATCAACAACGCATTATCTCGACCCGTAACAGCCTGGACAACAGCGCACCTAGCCCCAATGCCTTTGTGTTGGCCAGTTTCTATGACCCTACCGTCGGCGATGCTGTGTCGCCGCTTTCGCCCAAGGCCTTTGGGTATTATAAATTTGAATACGAAGGTTCGTTTCGCGAAGGAGATTTGGAAGTAAACCGCATCAAAGTCATTCCGCGCTCCTACGGCGAGGGGGTTTTTAAAGGTCGGATTTATATCATCGAAAACACCTGGGCCATTCACAGCCTCGACCTCCAAACCACGGTTCAGAGCCTCGACGTAGACGTCAAGCAAGTCTTTAATCCTGTGCAGCAAATATGGATGCCTACCAACTTGCAGTTCCGGTTTGGTGGCTCTATGATGGGTTTTTCGGGTGAATTCAAGTACATTATTTCGATGACCTACAAAAACCTCATCGTCAATCCCGCCTTTAAGGAGTCGGTGACGGTATTGGACGAAAAATTTGAAAAACCCACCAACGACCTGACCAAAAAAGACCTGCGCACCAAGAAACTCAACGAGTTGGCCAAACAGCAAAAAGAAGTTTCGACCAAACAGATGCGCAAGATCATGAAGGAATACGAAAAACAAGAACGACAGGAGCGTAAAGAACAAAAGGAAGACCTCAATGTAGTGCGTAATGATTCCATCATCATTGATTCGATGGCCAACAAACGCAGCGATACTTTTTGGAATGAGATTCGCACGATTCCGCTCACCGAAATCGAAACCAAAAGCTACAAACACTCTGACAGTCTGCGGATTGTGAAACAAATCGAATTCAAAGCCGATAGCACCAAAGCCAAGAGAGATTCTTCCAAAGTAAATTTTATCAGCATTCTAACGGGGCGCTCGTTTCGACTTTCCAAGAAATGGGTGCTGGACTATGAGGGGCCTTTTCAACCCCAAAATGCCACCTACAATACCGTCGACGGCTACGTGCTGGAAAGCAGTTTTAATTTCAAGCGGCAATTCAACCGCGACAATACCTATTACATCAAACCACTCGTGCGCTATGCCTTCGGCCGAGAGGCGGTTTCGGGAATCATGACCACGGGTTGGGCCGGACGCCGGCGCGGTATTTCGCTGACGGGCGGGCGGTTCGTGTCACAATTTAACGCTGACAATCCCATCAGTGCAAACGTCAACACGACTTCTACGTTGTGGTTCGAGAATAATTTCATGAAAATTTACGAAAAGGATTTCGGGAAATTATCTTTCAACTACGCTCGCTTGGCCGACGTTTTTAGCATCAAAGGAAACCTAGAATACGGTCGCCGCTATGAGCTAATCAACCTCGAAAACGCCCGCCCGTGGATTCGATGGAATCAATTTGCTTTTTCGCCTAATGCTCCTTTTAACCAAGAATATAGCAACAAATTTGCCGCTAAAGAATTGAATTACCGCTTCGAAACCCACGAAGCTCTCACTTTTGACCTTTCAATCACGTGGCGACCCGGCCAGCAATACCGCATTTACAACGGCCGCAAAAGATACCTAAACAATAAGAATCCGTCGGTCATTTTGAAATACTCGAAAGGAATTCCAGACATTGCCAACAGCGTAGTAGATTATGATTTGGTAGAGCTGAGTCTAAAGCAGGATGTACAGACGGGCGTGCGGAGCGAGCTGCATTATATTTTTTCGGCGGGTACTTTTCTCAACAATCGTAGCGTGTATTTTATGGATTATAAGCACTTTATGGGCAATCAGGCATTCGTACAATACGGTGATGCTTTTGCGCAATTCCGTGCCTTGAATTATTATCGATACAGTACTTCCGAACGTTTTCTGGAAGCCCACGTCATCAACGAGTCGCGTCGCCTTTTGCTGACCCGCATTCCTTTTGTGCGCTTGGCAGGCTTGAAAGAAAACCTCATGGTGCATTACCTGCTCACGCCTACCCTCCCACACTACACCGAGCTCGGCTACGGACTGGATGGTTTGATTCCGGGCTTCCCCTTTTTCAGGGTAGAAGCCGTGGCCGTATTTCAGGATTTCAAGTACCAACGTACCGTTTTTAGAATCGGAACCACGTTGAAATTTGGGCGATAG
- a CDS encoding DUF2252 domain-containing protein, producing the protein MTAIEQIKQYNAGRNALLLAHKYERMTGDLYRFFRATGHLFYNDFAQHFSTVDTSRVWGCGDLHLQNFGTYKAENRLVYFDLNDFDEAMQVPATWELSRMLVSIHLAAEELDLEEAECNLLVKSFLNSYTQTLLSGKPIDIERRTATGMLQAFMEKLEKRRRKDLIKERTVKVDGERKLNVDNEKVVSILPEQKTMVEQMVMEWQQQHPNPFFKRICDVGIRVTGTASLGLERYVLLVESPNEKLYLLDLKEARHSILSPHIQLPQPLWETEAQRIAEIQKRVNNVLPTLLNPIANGTKSYILKELQPEQDKFDFEYWDGEMESLENLIRTMAMLTASGHLRSAGRQGSSIADELIAFAQETQWQQDLIFYCKAYPTKVHQDYFDFCEAYEEGFFEE; encoded by the coding sequence ATGACGGCAATAGAACAAATAAAACAATACAACGCAGGCCGCAACGCGCTGTTGTTGGCGCACAAATACGAGCGCATGACGGGAGATTTATATCGTTTTTTTCGGGCAACGGGCCATTTGTTTTATAATGATTTTGCGCAGCACTTTTCGACCGTTGATACCTCACGGGTATGGGGGTGCGGTGATTTGCATTTGCAGAATTTCGGCACCTACAAAGCCGAAAATCGGCTGGTATATTTTGATTTGAACGATTTTGATGAAGCTATGCAGGTGCCAGCCACTTGGGAATTGAGCCGGATGCTGGTGAGTATTCACTTAGCCGCCGAAGAGCTAGACTTGGAAGAAGCCGAATGCAACCTGCTAGTCAAGTCGTTTTTAAACAGTTATACCCAAACACTTTTGAGTGGAAAACCCATTGACATTGAGCGCCGTACGGCCACAGGAATGTTGCAGGCATTCATGGAAAAATTGGAAAAACGGCGAAGAAAAGACCTGATCAAAGAGCGCACCGTAAAAGTTGATGGCGAACGAAAGCTGAATGTTGACAACGAAAAGGTGGTGAGTATTTTGCCTGAACAAAAAACGATGGTGGAGCAAATGGTGATGGAGTGGCAACAACAACACCCCAACCCTTTTTTTAAACGTATCTGTGACGTGGGTATCCGAGTCACGGGTACGGCGAGTTTGGGGCTGGAGCGCTACGTTTTGTTGGTAGAAAGTCCCAACGAAAAATTGTATCTCCTCGACCTCAAAGAAGCACGGCATTCTATTTTAAGTCCACATATTCAGTTGCCCCAACCCCTTTGGGAAACGGAAGCACAACGTATTGCGGAAATCCAAAAGCGTGTAAACAATGTACTTCCTACCCTCCTGAACCCCATCGCCAACGGCACCAAATCGTACATCCTGAAAGAATTACAACCCGAACAGGACAAATTTGACTTTGAATATTGGGATGGAGAAATGGAGAGCCTGGAAAACCTGATTCGGACTATGGCCATGCTGACCGCCTCTGGACACCTTCGCAGTGCAGGGCGGCAGGGGTCGTCTATTGCCGATGAGCTCATTGCTTTTGCGCAGGAGACGCAATGGCAGCAGGATTTAATTTTCTATTGTAAAGCCTACCCCACCAAAGTACATCAGGATTATTTTGATTTTTGTGAAGCCTACGAAGAAGGTTTTTTTGAGGAATAA
- a CDS encoding response regulator transcription factor, producing the protein MIRVAIFDDNSAFAGSLELLLKDSDDYVLAGAFPNALNALQKVAKSKPDVIIMDIKMPEISGIEAVQIIKKEHPTIQIMMQTVFEDDDKVFAAICAGASGYILKGTSPGKVLEAIAEVYTGGSPMSPSVARKVLTFFRSHQTVQTEFYDLSKREKEILKYLVEGYSYKMIAEACFISFNTVNAHLRKIYEKLHVNSSQEAISKALRQKLI; encoded by the coding sequence ATGATCAGAGTAGCCATTTTTGACGACAACAGCGCTTTTGCCGGCAGTTTGGAACTGCTCCTGAAAGACAGTGACGATTATGTACTCGCCGGCGCTTTCCCCAATGCCCTCAACGCCCTGCAAAAAGTGGCCAAATCAAAACCCGATGTAATCATCATGGACATCAAAATGCCCGAAATATCAGGCATTGAGGCCGTGCAGATCATCAAAAAAGAACACCCCACTATCCAAATCATGATGCAAACCGTCTTTGAAGACGACGATAAAGTGTTTGCGGCCATTTGTGCCGGCGCATCAGGCTATATTTTAAAGGGAACTTCGCCGGGCAAAGTTTTGGAGGCGATTGCCGAGGTCTACACGGGCGGCTCGCCCATGAGCCCAAGCGTAGCCCGCAAGGTGCTGACCTTTTTCCGGTCTCATCAAACCGTTCAAACAGAGTTTTATGATTTATCGAAGCGCGAAAAAGAAATCTTAAAATACCTGGTCGAAGGTTACAGTTACAAAATGATCGCGGAGGCCTGTTTTATCAGTTTTAATACGGTCAATGCCCACCTCCGCAAAATTTACGAAAAACTTCACGTTAATTCTTCTCAGGAAGCCATTTCGAAAGCTTTAAGGCAAAAGCTGATCTAG
- a CDS encoding polyprenyl synthetase family protein: protein MTFQPYLEAISKQIQHTAYGEEPAELYEPIRYIMSLGGKRLRPLLTVLSANLFINDWQKALKPAIAVEVFHNFTLMHDDIMDCAPLRRGKPTVHEKWNANTAILSGDVMLVNAYELLLDVAPAQLPRVIRRFNRTAAEVCEGQQLDMNFEKRADVSQEEYIGMIRLKTSVLLGFAMELGGMIAGADEATTQLLYDAGVNMGLGFQLKDDLLDVYGDPEKFGKQVGGDIIANKKTFMLIEALLLAEGKTKDDLNNWLSLEQGTYDTSDKVAAVTEIYTQLGLDTLAQTMADAYFSKGFEALENLPLPVERKKPLIEFAEFLVGRES from the coding sequence ATGACTTTTCAACCCTATCTGGAAGCAATTTCAAAACAAATTCAACATACTGCTTACGGCGAGGAGCCTGCCGAATTGTACGAGCCCATTCGTTATATTATGTCGTTGGGAGGCAAGCGTTTACGGCCTTTACTGACGGTTTTGTCGGCCAATCTTTTTATTAATGATTGGCAAAAAGCCCTCAAGCCAGCGATTGCCGTTGAAGTTTTTCACAATTTTACGCTCATGCACGACGACATCATGGACTGTGCGCCGCTGCGGCGCGGCAAGCCTACGGTGCATGAAAAATGGAACGCCAATACCGCTATTTTGTCGGGGGATGTGATGCTGGTCAATGCCTATGAATTGTTGTTGGATGTGGCCCCCGCACAACTGCCGCGCGTCATCCGTCGCTTCAACCGCACCGCTGCTGAAGTATGTGAAGGGCAGCAGCTAGACATGAATTTTGAAAAACGTGCTGATGTTTCTCAGGAAGAATACATTGGCATGATTCGCCTCAAAACCTCGGTTCTACTGGGCTTTGCGATGGAATTAGGGGGTATGATTGCGGGGGCTGACGAAGCAACCACCCAATTGCTCTACGACGCGGGCGTCAATATGGGGCTAGGATTTCAACTCAAAGATGACTTGTTGGATGTGTACGGCGACCCCGAAAAGTTTGGCAAACAGGTAGGAGGTGACATCATTGCCAATAAAAAAACCTTCATGCTCATCGAAGCGCTGCTGCTAGCCGAAGGAAAAACCAAAGACGATTTGAACAACTGGTTAAGTCTTGAGCAGGGCACTTACGACACATCTGACAAAGTAGCCGCTGTCACCGAAATTTATACGCAACTTGGTCTTGATACCCTCGCCCAAACGATGGCCGATGCGTATTTTTCCAAGGGTTTTGAGGCGTTGGAAAACCTCCCATTGCCAGTAGAACGTAAAAAACCGCTGATTGAATTTGCGGAGTTTTTGGTAGGACGAGAGAGCTGA
- a CDS encoding LytR/AlgR family response regulator transcription factor produces the protein MNPLPFINSPILDLVRQLPKDDIMWLEGDRNYTYIHFCNGGKMIFSKTLQLIEAQLPNDDFSRINKGATVNLRFIKTINVRQKHLQLSCGLTLPISRRRLPGVKTWWRGNKSR, from the coding sequence ATGAATCCACTTCCATTTATCAACAGCCCCATTCTCGACTTGGTAAGGCAATTACCCAAAGACGATATCATGTGGTTGGAAGGTGACCGCAACTACACCTATATCCACTTTTGCAACGGCGGGAAAATGATTTTCAGCAAAACACTGCAACTCATAGAAGCTCAATTGCCCAACGACGATTTCAGCAGAATCAACAAAGGGGCAACGGTCAACCTACGGTTTATCAAAACCATCAACGTACGCCAAAAGCACCTTCAACTATCCTGCGGCCTTACGCTGCCTATCTCACGACGTCGATTGCCCGGCGTAAAAACATGGTGGCGAGGCAATAAATCCCGATGA
- a CDS encoding D-alanyl-D-alanine carboxypeptidase/D-alanyl-D-alanine-endopeptidase: MLRSLHAYLFTFYCCFLLSSCASSQPKTAVATPQSTNKWRDLVANSPVFRQSHAGFALYDLEKQETVAEYQSDRYFVPASNTKLFTLYAGLCLLGDSIPALRYTTTGDSLIFWGTGDPNLLHPDMPSSGVFDALKNWQGHLLYYPHNYIGKRLGPGWSWGDYADYYQAELSALPLYGNVVRFTNSNVSPRIFKDSLRTAGWSDEFKLSRDEFNNSFFSTGWPTKSFTEDVPYRTSPGLNARLLADSLKREVKLIHKLRPGISYRTLKGLPIDTLYRRMMHVSDNMFAEQVMLMCASQLDTNNIGFESKQSIDYVKKQLLTDLPDEPIWEDGSGLSRYNLFTPRSIIKLLQKIYDKVPDQQRLFGMMAVGGKAGTIKNQYKSKEPFVFAKTGSLSNVYCLSGYLKTKKGKVLLFSMMNNNYIVKTAEIRREVERILTEIHEKY, translated from the coding sequence ATGTTGCGCTCTTTACACGCTTACCTTTTTACTTTCTACTGTTGTTTTTTACTGAGTAGTTGTGCGTCTTCACAGCCTAAAACAGCCGTAGCAACGCCTCAATCCACCAACAAATGGCGTGATTTAGTGGCCAATTCGCCCGTTTTTCGCCAAAGCCACGCTGGATTTGCGCTTTATGACCTTGAAAAACAAGAAACCGTAGCCGAGTATCAATCTGACCGTTATTTTGTCCCCGCTTCCAATACCAAATTGTTTACGCTGTACGCTGGGCTTTGTCTTTTGGGCGACTCTATCCCCGCCCTACGGTACACCACCACGGGCGACTCCCTGATTTTTTGGGGCACAGGCGACCCAAACCTGTTGCACCCAGACATGCCGTCGAGCGGGGTTTTTGACGCGTTAAAAAATTGGCAGGGACACCTGCTTTATTACCCGCACAACTACATCGGCAAGCGGCTCGGGCCAGGCTGGTCGTGGGGTGATTATGCCGATTATTATCAGGCCGAACTCTCTGCACTTCCGTTGTATGGCAACGTGGTACGTTTTACCAACAGCAACGTCAGTCCACGGATTTTCAAAGATAGCCTGCGCACGGCGGGCTGGTCTGATGAGTTTAAACTGTCGCGCGATGAGTTCAATAACTCATTTTTTTCTACGGGCTGGCCCACTAAATCATTTACAGAAGATGTACCCTACCGAACTTCGCCAGGATTGAATGCTCGGTTATTGGCCGATAGCCTAAAAAGAGAAGTGAAATTAATTCATAAGCTACGGCCAGGTATTTCGTATCGCACTTTGAAAGGATTACCGATTGATACGCTCTACCGCCGCATGATGCACGTCAGCGACAATATGTTTGCCGAACAAGTGATGTTGATGTGCGCTTCGCAATTGGATACCAACAACATCGGCTTTGAAAGCAAACAAAGCATTGATTACGTCAAAAAACAATTATTGACGGATTTGCCCGATGAACCCATTTGGGAAGATGGCTCGGGATTGTCGCGTTATAATTTATTTACGCCCCGTTCGATTATCAAATTATTGCAAAAAATCTATGACAAAGTCCCTGACCAACAGCGGCTCTTTGGGATGATGGCCGTAGGTGGAAAAGCTGGCACCATCAAAAACCAATACAAATCGAAGGAACCGTTTGTTTTTGCCAAAACAGGCTCTCTATCAAATGTTTACTGCCTGAGTGGTTATTTAAAAACTAAAAAAGGTAAAGTATTACTTTTTAGTATGATGAACAATAATTACATCGTTAAAACTGCCGAAATTCGCCGAGAAGTAGAGCGTATTTTAACAGAAATACACGAGAAATATTGA
- a CDS encoding ATP-binding protein, with the protein MKHFFTLIACSIWIGHAFAQNIQFTSFTATNEFQDSSYNIHKPIALNFRETHILASFKDATDSLNAKYAYCLKGLDGKWHPNGKGESVNYVNLFGGDYELQVKNLNYPNKIISLKFHLEEAFWQKNWFIPMLAAYGLLVVGVIFYFIRMYRLRGQIRLQQVRNEIASDLHDDVGSTLSNISFLGEMAKMKLVKKPEEVLPILERIMEESKEMVQTMRGMVWTIQPDNDRAVDFIDKIQAFATEMLQNREIALQFSNEIPEKQLLTIEQQRNLFLIFKELIHNIAKHSTATRVTVSLKKHEHWLWAKITDNGSGFDMTQRSEGNGLRNLQQRITQLEGKMEIESEVGKGTVTKMMIPL; encoded by the coding sequence ATGAAGCATTTTTTTACTTTAATTGCTTGTTCTATATGGATTGGTCATGCATTTGCCCAAAATATCCAATTTACTTCGTTTACGGCTACTAATGAGTTCCAAGATTCAAGCTACAACATTCATAAACCCATTGCACTCAATTTTAGGGAAACCCATATTTTAGCGAGTTTCAAAGATGCGACTGACAGTCTCAATGCCAAATACGCTTACTGTTTGAAGGGTCTAGATGGCAAATGGCATCCTAATGGCAAGGGCGAATCCGTCAATTATGTAAATCTTTTCGGCGGCGATTATGAATTGCAGGTCAAAAATCTCAACTATCCCAATAAAATCATTTCTTTAAAATTTCATTTAGAAGAAGCCTTCTGGCAAAAAAACTGGTTTATTCCCATGCTTGCTGCCTATGGGTTATTGGTTGTAGGCGTCATTTTTTATTTCATCAGAATGTACAGATTGCGCGGTCAAATCCGGCTCCAGCAGGTTCGCAACGAAATCGCTTCCGACCTCCACGACGACGTAGGCAGCACGCTGTCCAACATCAGTTTTTTGGGAGAAATGGCTAAAATGAAACTTGTAAAAAAACCCGAAGAGGTATTGCCCATTCTGGAACGAATCATGGAGGAATCCAAAGAAATGGTTCAAACCATGCGCGGAATGGTATGGACCATTCAACCCGATAACGACAGGGCCGTTGATTTCATTGATAAAATACAGGCCTTTGCGACAGAAATGCTCCAAAACCGCGAAATAGCATTGCAATTCAGCAATGAAATTCCTGAAAAACAACTGCTTACCATTGAGCAACAGCGAAATTTGTTTCTTATTTTTAAAGAACTTATCCACAATATTGCCAAACACTCAACTGCCACAAGGGTTACTGTTTCTCTCAAAAAACACGAACATTGGCTATGGGCGAAGATAACCGACAACGGAAGCGGTTTTGACATGACCCAACGCTCCGAAGGAAACGGCTTGAGAAACCTGCAACAACGCATCACACAGTTGGAGGGGAAAATGGAAATAGAATCAGAAGTCGGCAAGGGTACGGTGACCAAAATGATGATACCGCTCTGA
- a CDS encoding 3-coathanger stack domain-containing protein, translating to MKKLLLLLFEVIFISTMARAQWNSNPTNNIITAANFSQKNQKMIPDGSGGAIIVWEDDRNTNTTNTDLYAQRINANGVVQWPVNGVAISNYSGNDLYPQLTSDGDNGAIITWQRDGDIYAQRINASGAVQWTANGIAVSAATNTQNFPQLVSDGSGGAIITWEDNRGGIFPPNGPDIYAQRINADGTVPTPWPANGVPIAAAGLSQLSPQLVSDNSGGAIITWVDSRSGTTVTDIYTQRVDTDGDVQWPANGVPVCEAANGQYLPKIVTDGFNGAIIAWDDNRNGNYDIYAQRVNSGGTMQWTANGTPVCNAGNNQEKSHMVSDGSGGAYLVWEDRRNHIASPNNYYFSDIYLQRINASGVAQWAANGLVICNQLGYQTLPKLTADGTAGVIVAWADAREYYDTGINPDIYAQKVNAAGAIQGISDGNPVSSAINAQTTPELVSDASGEAIISWADLRNGNSLDIYASQTSFAPACSASAPTSVSPSSQAVCSGEAVTLSASCAAGYTVQWYEGTTLLGTGSPLAYSVTSNVSIYVSCKNNACESEPDTINLTLSNYLSYAFIGGDLNNDAVLTFHGCPSGTVHWSVYQSESSDENGPIFTLKDSITGNPATMTLKGIYRLSATCSNSACAAPPAPVEVYNCYWIYHTLLSPNDNYNQGLHIIQSSYGGTIEATNKVMGTSRTWYEAQSIELKPGFEVNAKPNGAVFTAKPGGCLGS from the coding sequence ATGAAAAAATTACTTTTACTGCTTTTCGAGGTGATTTTCATTTCAACAATGGCACGCGCTCAGTGGAACTCCAACCCCACCAACAATATAATAACCGCCGCAAATTTCTCACAGAAAAACCAAAAAATGATCCCTGACGGCAGCGGAGGCGCTATCATTGTCTGGGAAGATGACCGTAATACCAATACGACGAATACGGATCTGTACGCCCAGCGAATCAACGCCAACGGAGTGGTGCAATGGCCGGTGAACGGTGTAGCCATCAGCAATTACTCCGGTAACGACCTCTACCCTCAACTTACTTCCGATGGCGATAATGGAGCGATCATCACTTGGCAACGCGATGGCGATATCTATGCACAACGCATTAATGCGAGCGGGGCAGTGCAGTGGACAGCCAATGGAATAGCCGTTTCGGCAGCAACAAATACTCAAAATTTCCCTCAATTGGTCAGCGATGGTAGTGGTGGGGCCATCATCACTTGGGAAGATAATCGCGGCGGAATCTTCCCGCCAAACGGCCCCGATATTTATGCTCAGCGGATTAATGCAGACGGTACAGTGCCGACGCCGTGGCCTGCCAATGGTGTGCCCATTGCTGCAGCCGGATTATCACAGCTTAGTCCTCAACTCGTTTCCGACAACAGTGGCGGCGCCATCATTACTTGGGTAGACAGTCGCAGCGGCACCACCGTCACGGATATCTATACCCAGAGAGTCGATACAGACGGTGACGTACAATGGCCTGCCAACGGAGTGCCTGTTTGTGAAGCAGCAAACGGACAATATCTTCCCAAAATAGTTACCGATGGTTTCAACGGAGCCATCATTGCCTGGGACGACAACCGTAACGGCAACTATGATATTTACGCGCAACGAGTGAACTCAGGGGGTACAATGCAATGGACGGCCAATGGTACTCCCGTATGTAATGCCGGCAATAATCAGGAAAAAAGCCATATGGTCAGTGATGGCAGCGGCGGGGCCTATTTGGTTTGGGAGGACCGGCGCAATCATATAGCTTCTCCCAACAATTATTATTTTTCCGATATCTACCTGCAGCGTATCAATGCATCGGGTGTAGCTCAATGGGCCGCCAATGGACTGGTTATCTGTAATCAACTTGGTTACCAGACACTTCCCAAATTAACTGCTGACGGTACTGCGGGCGTGATCGTTGCCTGGGCGGATGCCCGCGAGTATTATGATACAGGCATCAATCCGGATATATATGCTCAGAAAGTCAATGCGGCGGGAGCAATTCAGGGAATTTCGGATGGGAATCCCGTTAGCAGCGCAATTAATGCGCAAACCACTCCCGAACTTGTCAGTGATGCCTCAGGCGAGGCTATTATTTCTTGGGCTGACCTGCGCAACGGCAACAGTTTAGATATTTATGCCTCTCAGACCTCCTTTGCGCCGGCCTGCTCGGCTTCTGCACCTACTTCAGTATCGCCGTCTTCTCAGGCGGTTTGTTCCGGCGAAGCCGTAACTCTTTCGGCTTCCTGTGCGGCGGGGTATACGGTACAATGGTATGAAGGCACTACCCTGCTCGGTACCGGCAGTCCGCTTGCTTATTCTGTTACATCGAACGTTTCTATTTATGTGAGTTGCAAAAACAACGCCTGTGAGTCAGAGCCTGACACTATCAACCTAACTCTCTCCAACTATTTGAGTTATGCCTTTATTGGCGGCGACCTCAACAACGACGCAGTACTTACCTTTCATGGCTGCCCTTCCGGAACCGTTCATTGGAGCGTGTATCAGTCCGAATCCAGTGATGAAAACGGTCCCATTTTTACGTTAAAGGATTCTATTACAGGAAATCCCGCTACAATGACCTTAAAAGGGATTTACCGCCTGTCGGCTACCTGCTCCAACTCCGCGTGTGCTGCGCCGCCTGCACCCGTTGAGGTATACAATTGTTACTGGATCTATCATACCCTGCTGTCTCCCAACGACAATTACAACCAAGGGCTGCATATCATTCAGTCAAGTTATGGCGGCACTATTGAGGCAACCAATAAAGTAATGGGTACTTCACGAACGTGGTACGAAGCCCAAAGCATTGAATTGAAACCGGGATTTGAGGTCAATGCCAAACCCAACGGAGCGGTATTTACCGCCAAACCCGGCGGGTGTTTGGGTTCTTAA